One window from the genome of Cucumis melo cultivar AY chromosome 10, USDA_Cmelo_AY_1.0, whole genome shotgun sequence encodes:
- the LOC127151137 gene encoding BAG family molecular chaperone regulator 4-like encodes MNFPHSWYLAHADVRTYNGVWTSSHVGDFVCVTSFAGDMKKHLVAITGLQLEEQRLLFRGKEKDDDEHLHTAGVKNLSKILLLENKTNKQRKVVEDVKVVEEVERSGELSKASAAIADVRSEVDKLADRVAALQVAVNGGTNVEDKEFVVSTELLMRQLLKLDSIDAEGEAKLQRKAEVSI; translated from the exons ATGAACTTTCCCCATTCATGGTATCTGGCACATGCTGACGTGCGTACTTATAATGGAGTTTGGACTAGTTCCCATGTTGGTGATTTTGTGTGTGTTACTTCTTTTGCAGGCGATATGAAAAAGCATCTGGTGGCAATAACCGGTTTGCAGCTTGAAGAGCAGAGACTACTATTTCGAGGTAAGGAGAAGGATGATGATGAGCATTTGCATACCGCAGGGGTGAAGAATTTGTCAAAGATTTTACTCTTGGAGAACAAGACAAACAAGCAGAGGAAGGTCGTGGAAGATGTTAAGGTGGTAGAAGAGGTCGAGAGAAGTGGTGAGCTTTCGAAGGCATCAGCAGCCATTGCTGATGTTCGGTCTGAGGTTGATAAGCTTGCAGATAGG GTTGCTGCCTTGCAAGTAGCTGTTAATGGTGGCACAAATGTTGAAGATAAAGAATTCGTAGTATCAACGGAGCTGCTGATGAGACAACTGTTGAAATTAGATAGCATTGATGCTGAAGGGGAAGCAAAGTTGCAGAGAAAAGCCGAGGTTAGTATTTAA
- the LOC127151136 gene encoding kinesin-like protein KIN-7C, mitochondrial isoform X2, whose product MASSRPLSKVLISPMTIASCNPSPSTPPLDWFDVLKAKENVTVTVRFRPLRELNKGDEIAWYADGEYTVRNKFNSSIAYGFGKGTARGRPTRGKKDA is encoded by the exons ATGGCGTCTTCGAGACCTCTGTCGAAGGTTTTGATTTCTCCGATGACAATTGCTAGTTGTAACCCGAGCCCTTCCACTCCTCCACTTGACTGGTTCGATGTCTTGAAGGCTAAAGAAAATGTGACGGTCACGGTTAGGTTTCGACCTCTGAG AGAGCTTAATAAAGGAGACGAGATAGCTTGGTATGCGGACGGAGAATACACAGTGAGGAATAAATTCAACTCATCCATCGCTTATGGATTTG gtaagggtacagcgaggggcagaccgacgaggggcaagaaggatgcgtga
- the LOC127151136 gene encoding kinesin-like protein KIN-7C, mitochondrial isoform X1, which translates to MASSRPLSKVLISPMTIASCNPSPSTPPLDWFDVLKAKENVTVTVRFRPLSNGRELNKGDEIAWYADGEYTVRNKFNSSIAYGFGKGTARGRPTRGKKDA; encoded by the exons ATGGCGTCTTCGAGACCTCTGTCGAAGGTTTTGATTTCTCCGATGACAATTGCTAGTTGTAACCCGAGCCCTTCCACTCCTCCACTTGACTGGTTCGATGTCTTGAAGGCTAAAGAAAATGTGACGGTCACGGTTAGGTTTCGACCTCTGAG CAATGGTAGAGAGCTTAATAAAGGAGACGAGATAGCTTGGTATGCGGACGGAGAATACACAGTGAGGAATAAATTCAACTCATCCATCGCTTATGGATTTG gtaagggtacagcgaggggcagaccgacgaggggcaagaaggatgcgtga